In one window of Macadamia integrifolia cultivar HAES 741 chromosome 2, SCU_Mint_v3, whole genome shotgun sequence DNA:
- the LOC122072119 gene encoding uncharacterized protein LOC122072119, which produces MEPPPFHHHHNRYVPVAPPMLSGDRNFYHHQQHHFPPPPPPPPPTQPPLPLLYHHHHCPPSQFSFPNFHPIIESGPRRQHPFHGERPPTAPVFTPFPADHPHVPNAWNPPPPGVPPQFPRTLPINWVNEPPRNPFPANPISSYRSAPDWTFTDRKRLVDDQESGPFREYSIDGFKMNQNDKIFYGQSDTRVSTDEGKIGVSTRPNSRDAGSYANGIEMGDKEITKMGEFNNGVCNEGSQELVHIPKKKPKRKKLRQLRALQRTQLGITTPWKLHSSANSDDSSSGSEVPPVFSNQRLEEEKCRKMLRYVCSEFEATGICPQGSMCKLLHPKNPKMGKKSNRSKKKKKKRYFGSTLTDATEKVTVASNKPAVQNDGNICFQEGKFVDYISLD; this is translated from the exons ATGGAGCCGCCAcccttccaccaccaccacaacagGTACGTTCCCGTCGCACCTCCTATGCTTTCCGGCGACCGTAATTTCTATCACCACCAACAGCACCActtcccaccaccaccaccaccaccaccaccgacgCAACCTCCTCTCCCCCTTCTTTACCACCATCACCATTGTCCCCCTTCACAATTTTCCTTCCCCAATTTCCACCCAATCATCGAAAGCGGCCCAAGAAGACAACATCCCTTCCATGGCGAGCGCCCTCCTACGGCTCCCGTCTTCACTCCATTCCCAGCTGATCATCCCCATGTCCCTAATGCCTGGAACCCACCACCTCCTGGTGTTCCTCCTCAGTTTCCAAGGACTTTACCTATTAATTGGGTGAACGAACCACCTCGCAATCCCTTCCCCGCCAACCCCATTTCTTCCTATCGATCTGCACCAGATTGGACTTTCACTGATCGGAAGAGATTAGTTGATGATCAAGAAAGTGGCCCTTTTCGTGAGTATTCGATCGATGGGTTTAAGATGAATCAGAACGACAAGATCTTCTATGGTCAGAGTGATACTCGTGTTAGTACGGATGAAGGGAAGATAGGGGTTTCGACAAGGCCGAATTCTAGAGATGCAGGTTCTTATGCTAATGGGATTGAGATGGGAGATAAAGAGATTACGAAGATGGGGGAATTTAATAACGGAGTTTGCAATGAGGGTTCCCAAGAGCTTGTTCATATTCCAAAGAAGAAACCGAAAAGGAAGAAACTAAGACAACTTAGAGCCTTACAAAGAACTCAATTGGGGATAACTACTCCTTGGAAGTTGCACTCTTCTGCTAATTCTGATGACTCAAGCTCGGGTTCTGAAGTCCCTCCGGTGTTTTCGAATCAAAgattggaagaagaaaag TGCCGTAAGATGCTTAGATATGTATGTTCAGAATTTGAAGCAACAGGTATTTGTCCTCAAGGGTCCATGTGCAAGCTTCTCCACCCAAAAAACCCAAAGATGGGCAAGAAAAGCAATaggtcaaagaagaagaagaaaaagcgtTACTTTGGTTCTACGCTTACTGATGCTACTGAAAAAGTTACAGTTGCTTCTAACAAGCCGGCTGTACAGAATGATGGAAACATTTGCTTTCAGGAAGGAAAATTTGTTGATTATATAAGCCTTGATTGA
- the LOC122072120 gene encoding NAD(P)H-quinone oxidoreductase subunit M, chloroplastic, whose translation MAASSTYMASSSSFSMLGWVGGKKELKGKRVYSISAQQQTEVQPPPANVSQQQQEQVKVKQQEAKPLRPQEPQLNAKSKNMSRELGGQWLSSVTRHVRIYAAYIDPVTYAFDQTQTDKLTLILDPTNEFVWTDETCNKVYAYFQELVDHYEGAPLTEYTLRLIGSDIEHYIRKMLYDGEIKYNMEARVLNFSMGKPRVIYKNEDDQSQVVQ comes from the exons ATGGCTGCAAGCTCCACTTACATGGCTTCTTCCTCAAGTTTCTCcatgttgggttgggttggaggGAAGAAAGAACTGAAAGGGAAGAGGGTATATTCTATATCAGCTCAACAGCAAACGGAAGTACAACCACCTCCAGCAAATGTATCACAACAGCAACAAGAGCAAGTGAAAGTGAAGCAACAAGAGGCAAAGCCACTAAGGCCACAGGAACCTCAATTGAATGCTAAGAGTAAGAACATGAGTAGGGAACTCGGAGGACAATGGCTCAGTAGTGTTACTCGTCATGTGAGGATCTATGCTGCCTACATCGATCCAGTAACCTATGCCTTTGATCAAACCCAAACAGATAAACTCACTCTCATTCTTGATCCTACCAATGAGTTTGTATGGACTGATGAGACATGCAACAAGGTCTATGCCTACTTCCAGGAACTTGTTGATCACTATGAG GGAGCTCCATTAACAGAATATACTCTGCGTCTTATTGGTTCGGACATCGAACACTACATTCGAAAGATGTTATATGATGGAGAGATCAAGTATAACATGGAAGCCAGAGTCCTAAACTTCAGCATGGGGAAGCCTCGTGTGATATATAAGAATGAAGATGACCAAAGTCAAGTTGTACAATAA